Proteins encoded by one window of Pseudonocardia sp. HH130629-09:
- a CDS encoding peptidoglycan D,D-transpeptidase FtsI family protein, with protein MNRPVRRVALAVMVMIVVLLGNITYVQVVMAGQYRDDPRNQRSQIDEYSRQRGQIVAGGQVLAQSVEGNGRLRFARQYPQGEMFAPVTGFLSTVYGKTALERSADEVLNGTDDRLFVRRLSDLITGRDPAGGNVVTTIDPEVQRAAYDGLASRGYTGAVVALVPQTGEILAMASTPSFDPNTLASPDPAEQQRAWQRYGAEDPDPRTNRAINEIEPPGSTFKLVTTAAALQNGYTPDSQLTAARSIQLADSTTTLENYNGSACGGGATASLRESLARSCNTAFAQLGGELGADKLRAQAEAFGIGRTDLQIPMPVTASQVGPMSDTPSTQQSAIGQRDVRLTPMQLAMIGASIANGGQTMAPHLVKEIQSQTLDVVDTTEPDRMSRSMPADVARTMTDLMVGSEDRTSGGGKITGVQIASKTGTAEHGTDPKNTPPHAWYVAFAPAENPKVAVAVLVENGGDRALEATGGSVAAPIGRAVIAEALRDAQ; from the coding sequence GTGAACCGCCCGGTCCGCCGCGTGGCCCTCGCCGTGATGGTGATGATCGTGGTCCTGCTCGGCAACATCACCTACGTGCAGGTCGTCATGGCCGGCCAGTACCGGGACGACCCCCGCAACCAGCGCTCGCAGATCGACGAGTACTCGCGTCAGCGTGGGCAGATCGTCGCCGGCGGGCAGGTCCTCGCGCAGAGCGTCGAGGGGAACGGGCGGCTGCGCTTCGCGCGCCAGTACCCGCAGGGCGAGATGTTCGCGCCGGTCACCGGCTTCCTGTCGACCGTGTACGGCAAGACCGCGCTCGAGCGGTCCGCCGACGAGGTGCTCAACGGCACCGACGACCGGCTGTTCGTGCGCAGGCTGTCGGACCTCATCACCGGCCGGGACCCGGCGGGCGGCAACGTGGTGACCACCATCGACCCCGAGGTGCAGCGCGCCGCCTACGACGGGCTGGCGTCCCGCGGGTACACCGGCGCCGTCGTCGCGCTGGTCCCGCAGACCGGCGAGATCCTGGCGATGGCCTCGACACCGTCGTTCGACCCGAACACGCTGGCCTCGCCCGACCCCGCCGAGCAGCAGCGGGCCTGGCAGCGCTACGGCGCCGAGGACCCGGACCCGAGGACCAACCGGGCGATCAACGAGATCGAGCCGCCCGGCTCGACGTTCAAGCTCGTCACCACCGCGGCCGCCCTGCAGAACGGCTACACCCCGGACAGCCAGCTCACGGCCGCCCGCAGCATCCAGCTGGCCGACTCCACGACGACCCTGGAGAACTACAACGGCTCGGCCTGCGGCGGCGGGGCGACGGCGTCGCTGCGCGAGTCGCTGGCACGCTCCTGCAACACCGCGTTCGCCCAGCTCGGCGGCGAGCTCGGTGCGGACAAGCTCCGTGCCCAGGCCGAGGCGTTCGGCATCGGCCGCACCGACCTGCAGATCCCGATGCCGGTCACCGCGTCGCAGGTCGGCCCGATGTCCGACACCCCCTCCACCCAGCAGTCCGCGATCGGGCAGCGCGACGTCCGGCTGACCCCGATGCAGCTGGCGATGATCGGCGCCTCGATCGCCAACGGCGGCCAGACGATGGCCCCGCACCTGGTCAAGGAGATCCAGAGCCAGACCCTGGACGTCGTCGACACCACCGAGCCCGACCGGATGTCGCGGTCGATGCCGGCCGACGTGGCCCGCACCATGACCGACCTGATGGTCGGCTCGGAGGACCGGACCTCGGGCGGCGGCAAGATCACCGGCGTCCAGATCGCGTCGAAGACCGGTACCGCCGAGCACGGCACCGACCCGAAGAACACCCCGCCGCACGCCTGGTACGTGGCGTTCGCCCCGGCGGAGAACCCCAAGGTCGCGGTGGCCGTGC
- a CDS encoding FtsW/RodA/SpoVE family cell cycle protein, which produces MATGSSATEPTTPTGRGIELLMLGLAAVLTTGALVLVEANQEQSLTTDLLWVGLAYLVLFAGAHVAVRFLAPYADPLILPSVALLNGIGLVMIHRLDLAKAARADATGSPVPSGLISAQITWTVAGLALFALVLFFVRDHRTLARYGYTAGFVGLVFLAIPALLPSSISEVNGAKLWIRIPGGPGIQPGEFSKILLIIFFAAYLVQKRNLLSTAGRRFLGMELPRARDLAPLLVAWGLSVGVLVLQRDLGSSLLIFGLVLVLLYTTTERVSWMVIGLLAFSGGAVVAYNLFGHVQTRVRIWLDPFADFSGGGYQLAQALFGLGTGGVGGTGLGAGRPDIVPFAESDFIFSSLGEELGLIGLAAIMLVYLVLITRGLRSALAVRDSYGKLLATGLSFSVALQIFVVIGGVTKLIPLTGLTLPFLSYGGSSLLANYVLVAILLRISHVARAPLPVRPAKPRAPIAEASTELVQRPGAGRSDTRDDNRADGAANAANAAQRSET; this is translated from the coding sequence ATGGCCACGGGCAGCTCCGCCACGGAGCCGACCACGCCCACCGGCCGCGGCATCGAGCTGTTGATGCTGGGCCTGGCCGCCGTCCTCACCACCGGCGCACTGGTCCTGGTCGAGGCGAACCAGGAGCAGTCGCTCACGACCGACCTGCTGTGGGTGGGCCTGGCGTACCTCGTGCTGTTCGCGGGGGCACACGTGGCGGTGCGCTTCCTGGCGCCCTACGCCGATCCGCTGATCCTTCCGTCGGTCGCGCTGCTCAACGGCATCGGCCTGGTGATGATCCACCGGCTCGACCTGGCGAAGGCCGCCCGCGCCGACGCCACCGGGAGCCCGGTGCCGAGTGGGCTGATCAGCGCCCAGATCACCTGGACCGTCGCCGGCCTGGCGTTGTTCGCGCTGGTGCTGTTCTTCGTCCGGGACCACCGCACCCTGGCCCGCTACGGCTACACCGCGGGCTTCGTCGGCCTGGTCTTCCTGGCGATCCCGGCGCTCCTGCCGTCGTCGATCTCCGAGGTCAACGGCGCCAAGCTGTGGATCCGCATCCCGGGCGGACCCGGCATCCAGCCCGGCGAGTTCTCCAAGATCCTGCTGATCATCTTCTTCGCGGCCTACCTGGTCCAGAAGCGCAACCTGCTCTCCACCGCGGGCCGTCGCTTCCTGGGAATGGAGCTGCCCCGTGCCCGTGACCTGGCGCCGCTGCTCGTCGCCTGGGGGCTGTCGGTCGGCGTGCTCGTGCTGCAGCGCGACCTCGGCAGCTCGCTGCTGATCTTCGGCCTGGTGCTGGTGCTGCTCTACACCACGACCGAACGCGTGTCGTGGATGGTGATCGGGCTGCTGGCGTTCTCCGGCGGCGCCGTCGTCGCCTACAACCTGTTCGGCCACGTCCAGACCCGTGTGCGGATCTGGCTGGACCCGTTCGCCGACTTCAGCGGCGGTGGCTACCAGCTCGCGCAGGCGCTGTTCGGGCTCGGCACCGGCGGCGTCGGCGGGACCGGGCTGGGTGCCGGCCGGCCGGACATCGTGCCCTTCGCCGAGTCCGACTTCATCTTCTCCTCGCTCGGCGAGGAGCTCGGGCTGATCGGGCTGGCCGCGATCATGCTCGTCTACCTGGTGCTCATCACCCGCGGACTGCGCTCGGCACTGGCCGTGCGCGACTCCTACGGGAAGCTGCTCGCGACCGGGCTGTCGTTCTCGGTCGCGCTGCAGATCTTCGTCGTCATCGGCGGGGTGACGAAGCTGATCCCGCTGACCGGTCTGACGCTGCCGTTCCTGTCCTACGGTGGCTCGTCGCTGCTGGCGAACTACGTGCTGGTGGCGATCCTGCTGCGGATCTCGCACGTGGCCAGGGCACCGCTGCCCGTGCGGCCCGCGAAGCCACGGGCGCCGATCGCCGAGGCCAGCACCGAGCTCGTCCAGCGTCCCGGAGCGGGCCGGTCCGACACCCGTGACGACAACCGCGCCGACGGTGCCGCCAACGCCGCCAACGCCGCCCAGAGGAGCGAGACGTGA
- a CDS encoding PP2C family protein-serine/threonine phosphatase has product MTLVLRYSARSDRGLVRQNNQDAVYAGPRLLALADGMGGHAAGEVASSLVISALAPLDDDVPGDDLLAELRDATHDGNEAISRHVAEAPDLEGMGTTLTAILFAGSRLGMVHVGDSRCYLLRDGEFSQITKDDTFVQSLIDEGRITEEEAHTHPQRSLLLRAITGQDVDPSLSIREARAGDRFLLCSDGLSGPVSDETLHDTLTDYADPRECADRLIELALRGGGPDNITCIVADVVDVDYADDAPIIGGSAGRNPRAGDGDYRHDERTPHSSAQRAAATTLPRTQPVRLEPAAAEQPRRRRGLRPALALLGVLVVLVAGVFVARALVLQQYYVAVDQNQVAIYQGVRGNVLGVPLQRVVESTDIGLDDLPQAVRSQVTDGIVSDDGETGARQTVDRLRDRMLPLCSTLNPPQPPPVVQVPGAPPVTTTPLPTATPEPGRNCRLDG; this is encoded by the coding sequence GTGACACTGGTGCTGCGCTACTCGGCCCGCAGTGACCGCGGACTGGTCCGGCAGAACAACCAGGACGCCGTCTACGCGGGCCCCCGCCTGCTCGCCCTCGCCGACGGCATGGGCGGCCACGCCGCGGGCGAGGTCGCCTCGTCCCTGGTGATCTCCGCACTGGCCCCGCTCGACGACGACGTGCCCGGCGACGACCTGCTCGCCGAGCTGCGGGACGCGACCCACGACGGCAACGAGGCGATCTCCCGCCACGTCGCCGAGGCCCCCGACCTGGAGGGCATGGGCACCACGCTGACCGCGATCCTGTTCGCGGGCTCGCGCCTGGGGATGGTCCACGTCGGCGACTCGCGCTGCTACCTCCTGCGTGACGGCGAGTTCTCCCAGATCACCAAGGACGACACGTTCGTCCAGTCGCTGATCGACGAGGGCCGGATCACCGAGGAGGAGGCGCACACGCACCCGCAGCGGTCGCTGCTGCTGCGCGCCATCACCGGGCAGGACGTCGACCCGTCGCTGTCCATCCGCGAGGCCCGCGCCGGTGACCGCTTCCTGCTGTGCTCCGACGGCCTGTCCGGCCCGGTCAGCGACGAGACGCTGCACGACACGCTGACCGACTACGCCGACCCGCGCGAGTGCGCCGACCGGCTGATCGAGCTGGCGCTGCGCGGCGGCGGGCCGGACAACATCACCTGCATCGTCGCCGACGTGGTGGACGTCGACTACGCCGACGACGCCCCGATCATCGGGGGCTCCGCCGGCCGCAACCCACGCGCCGGCGACGGCGACTACCGCCACGACGAGCGGACCCCGCATTCCTCGGCGCAGCGCGCCGCCGCCACCACGCTGCCCCGCACCCAGCCGGTGCGCCTGGAGCCCGCCGCCGCGGAGCAGCCGCGACGCCGGCGCGGCCTGCGTCCGGCGCTCGCCCTGCTGGGCGTGCTCGTGGTACTGGTGGCGGGCGTGTTCGTCGCCCGGGCCCTGGTGCTGCAGCAGTACTACGTCGCCGTCGACCAGAACCAGGTCGCGATCTACCAGGGCGTGCGCGGCAACGTGCTCGGGGTCCCTTTGCAGCGGGTGGTCGAGTCCACCGACATCGGCCTCGACGACCTGCCGCAGGCGGTCCGCAGCCAGGTCACCGACGGCATCGTCTCCGACGACGGCGAGACCGGTGCCCGGCAGACCGTCGACCGGCTCCGGGATCGCATGCTCCCGCTCTGCTCGACGCTGAACCCGCCGCAGCCGCCCCCGGTCGTCCAGGTGCCCGGCGCCCCGCCGGTGACCACGACCCCGCTGCCGACCGCGACCCCGGAACCGGGCCGGAACTGCCGGCTCGACGGCTGA
- a CDS encoding FHA domain-containing protein FhaB/FipA: protein MPELVLQLTRGGFLALLWLFVLLALQVVRSDLYAASGLRAAAPGRASGGRATRVRGGGRGKVARQLLVTQGPLAGSRITLDSRPILIGRADDSTLKLDDDYASTRHARISQQGDDWYVEDLGSTNGTYLERNKVTGPTRVPLGTPVRIGKTVIELRS, encoded by the coding sequence GTGCCGGAACTGGTACTGCAACTGACCCGGGGCGGCTTCCTGGCCCTCCTGTGGCTGTTCGTCCTGCTCGCGCTCCAGGTCGTCCGCTCCGACCTCTACGCGGCGTCCGGTCTCCGGGCGGCCGCACCCGGCCGTGCCAGCGGGGGCCGGGCCACCCGGGTCCGCGGCGGTGGCCGCGGCAAGGTGGCCCGCCAGCTGCTCGTCACCCAGGGGCCGCTGGCAGGCAGCCGCATCACGCTCGACTCGCGGCCGATCCTGATCGGCCGCGCCGACGACTCGACCCTCAAGCTCGACGACGACTACGCCTCCACCCGGCACGCGCGCATCTCGCAGCAGGGTGACGACTGGTACGTCGAGGATCTCGGGTCGACGAACGGCACCTATCTGGAACGTAATAAGGTCACCGGGCCCACCCGGGTCCCGCTGGGGACACCGGTCCGCATCGGCAAGACGGTGATCGAGCTGCGATCGTGA
- a CDS encoding DUF3662 and FHA domain-containing protein encodes MGRVDRFERRLQGFVGDAFARVFGGSVVPQEVAQALLREAEDNVEQLAGGRQLAPNRYTVLLSPSDLDRMAGDEDGVVRSLSSHVAKELTDQGWDTYGEVVVFLERSEALHTGQFRTRSAVDPDASRRAANRARTAGEAPMSQQPGHPEENGQYGYDRGAPGGYGQQTYAPQGYDQEQQGGYGQQQQGGYDQYGQQQGGYGQPGYDQYGQPQQGYGQQPGYDQQQPGYDQYGQQQGGYPQQGYGQPQQGGYDQYGQQGYGQPQQGGYPQQGYEQGYDGYGQPQQGGYGQPQGYAQPGYPQQGGYDQGYDGGYGQQQGYAQPGYPQQGYDQGYDGQGYGGQGGWGAPAQLTAMLILDDGSNRNYQLAEGTHVIGRGQDSQFRLPDTGVSRRHLEVTWDGQVATLNDLGSTNGTTVNNSPVQSCQLTDGDVIRVGHSSLVFRTQG; translated from the coding sequence TTGGGCCGCGTGGACCGCTTCGAGCGCCGACTTCAGGGGTTCGTGGGCGACGCCTTCGCGCGGGTCTTCGGAGGCAGTGTCGTCCCACAGGAAGTCGCACAGGCACTGCTGAGGGAAGCCGAGGACAACGTCGAGCAGCTCGCCGGAGGTCGCCAGCTGGCGCCCAACCGGTACACCGTTCTGCTCAGCCCCAGCGATCTCGACCGGATGGCGGGCGACGAGGACGGGGTCGTCCGATCCCTCTCGTCGCACGTGGCGAAAGAACTCACCGACCAGGGCTGGGACACCTACGGTGAGGTCGTAGTCTTTCTGGAGCGCTCCGAGGCGCTGCACACGGGACAATTCCGCACCCGCTCCGCTGTCGACCCCGACGCTTCCCGTCGGGCCGCCAACCGAGCACGCACCGCAGGAGAAGCACCCATGAGCCAGCAACCGGGCCACCCCGAGGAGAACGGGCAGTACGGATACGACCGGGGCGCACCCGGCGGGTACGGCCAGCAGACCTACGCTCCTCAAGGGTACGACCAGGAGCAGCAGGGCGGCTACGGCCAGCAGCAGCAGGGCGGGTACGACCAGTACGGGCAGCAGCAGGGCGGCTACGGCCAGCCCGGCTACGACCAGTACGGGCAGCCCCAGCAGGGCTACGGCCAGCAGCCCGGGTACGACCAGCAGCAGCCCGGCTACGACCAGTACGGGCAGCAGCAGGGCGGCTACCCCCAGCAGGGCTACGGTCAGCCCCAGCAGGGCGGGTACGACCAGTACGGCCAGCAGGGCTACGGCCAGCCCCAGCAGGGCGGCTACCCCCAGCAGGGCTACGAGCAGGGCTACGACGGCTACGGCCAGCCCCAGCAGGGTGGCTACGGTCAGCCGCAGGGCTACGCGCAGCCCGGCTACCCGCAGCAGGGTGGCTACGACCAGGGCTACGACGGCGGCTACGGCCAGCAGCAGGGCTACGCCCAGCCCGGCTACCCGCAGCAGGGCTACGACCAGGGCTACGACGGCCAGGGTTACGGCGGCCAGGGCGGCTGGGGCGCTCCCGCGCAGCTGACCGCCATGCTGATCCTGGACGACGGCTCGAACCGCAACTACCAGCTGGCCGAGGGCACCCACGTCATCGGCCGCGGTCAGGACTCCCAGTTCCGGCTCCCGGACACCGGCGTGTCCCGCCGGCACCTGGAGGTCACCTGGGACGGCCAGGTCGCGACCCTGAACGACCTGGGCTCGACCAACGGCACCACGGTGAACAACTCGCCGGTGCAGTCCTGCCAGCTGACCGACGGCGACGTGATCCGCGTGGGTCACTCCAGCCTGGTGTTCCGCACCCAGGGCTGA
- a CDS encoding uridine kinase: MAGAFRPVDRAGLAAHLAERATELPGRVRVLVDGAPPAAPLELARAVAERLRAGGRTALAVDADDFLRPASVRLELGRTDPDMFLDGWLDEPALRREVLAPMEPEGSGLVLPRLRDTVRDRAYRDEPVPLGPDGVVLLAGGRLLGRGLAAELTVHLRVGGAALRRLLASEDAWTVAAYTRYESEGDPGSFADVLVMADHPDRPALRDA; the protein is encoded by the coding sequence ATGGCAGGGGCGTTCCGGCCCGTCGACCGGGCGGGACTCGCGGCGCACCTGGCCGAGCGCGCCACGGAGCTGCCCGGCCGGGTGCGCGTGCTCGTCGACGGCGCCCCGCCCGCGGCCCCGCTGGAGCTGGCCAGGGCGGTGGCGGAGCGGCTGCGCGCCGGCGGCCGCACCGCCCTGGCGGTGGACGCCGACGACTTCCTGCGCCCGGCCTCGGTCCGCCTGGAGCTCGGCCGCACCGACCCGGACATGTTCCTCGACGGCTGGCTCGACGAGCCTGCGCTGCGCCGCGAGGTCCTCGCCCCGATGGAACCCGAGGGCAGCGGCCTGGTGCTGCCCCGGCTGCGCGACACGGTGCGCGACCGCGCCTACCGCGACGAGCCGGTGCCCCTCGGGCCGGACGGCGTGGTGCTGCTCGCCGGCGGGCGGCTGCTGGGCCGGGGCCTGGCGGCCGAGCTGACCGTGCACCTGCGCGTCGGCGGGGCGGCGCTGCGGCGTCTGCTGGCCTCCGAGGACGCGTGGACGGTCGCCGCGTACACCCGCTACGAGAGCGAGGGCGATCCCGGTTCGTTCGCCGATGTCCTCGTGATGGCCGACCATCCCGACCGCCCGGCGCTGCGGGACGCCTGA
- a CDS encoding IclR family transcriptional regulator → MVGDGAGAVLRRALRVLEAVAEAGDGVSAKALARRLELPLPTTYRLLGTLVEEGYLVRLHAERGYGLGYRVVGLYRGMTDPIVPPAPAREVLAELHTTARAAVVLAVLRSDDVVVAHTETCAAHPGPGAVTGEPLPAHATAPGKALLAGLDGGRLADVLGLGHGPLAPLTPHTLTDRRLLDRDLLRVRSAGVAVEVEEHARGRAGLAVAVPHPGGRAALSVVVSRADFTGRRWELERAVREAAVPLARHLSAAPGVAASG, encoded by the coding sequence ATGGTCGGCGACGGCGCGGGAGCGGTGCTGCGCCGAGCGCTGCGGGTCCTCGAGGCGGTCGCCGAGGCGGGCGACGGGGTCAGCGCCAAGGCCCTCGCCCGCCGGCTGGAGCTGCCGTTGCCGACGACGTACCGGCTGCTCGGGACGCTCGTCGAGGAGGGCTACCTGGTCCGCCTGCACGCCGAGCGCGGGTACGGGCTGGGCTATCGCGTCGTCGGGCTCTACCGGGGGATGACCGACCCGATCGTGCCGCCCGCCCCGGCCCGTGAGGTGCTCGCCGAGCTGCACACCACGGCCCGCGCGGCGGTGGTGCTGGCCGTGCTGCGGTCCGACGACGTCGTCGTCGCCCACACCGAGACCTGTGCGGCTCACCCCGGCCCGGGTGCGGTGACCGGGGAGCCGCTGCCCGCGCACGCGACGGCACCGGGCAAGGCCCTGCTCGCCGGGCTCGACGGCGGCCGGCTGGCCGACGTCCTCGGTCTCGGGCACGGGCCGCTGGCGCCGCTGACCCCGCACACGCTCACCGACCGGCGGCTGCTCGACCGCGACCTGCTGAGGGTCCGCTCGGCGGGGGTCGCGGTGGAGGTGGAGGAGCACGCCCGCGGCCGGGCCGGGCTCGCGGTGGCGGTGCCGCACCCGGGCGGCCGGGCCGCGCTGTCGGTCGTCGTCAGCCGGGCGGACTTCACCGGGCGCCGCTGGGAGCTCGAACGCGCGGTGCGCGAGGCCGCGGTGCCGCTGGCCCGGCACCTGTCCGCCGCGCCGGGGGTCGCCGCGTCCGGCTGA
- a CDS encoding 5-methyltetrahydropteroyltriglutamate--homocysteine S-methyltransferase → MPEKTVESLVRTVPPFRADHVGSLLRPPALLAARERHAAGELDAAGLRAAEDAAITDVVALQESVGLRSATDGEFRRTSWHMDFIYALGGVTKTSGRVEVAMRNAAGQNNFTSAGMTVDGRVHLDEPVFASAFDYLTQVTTATPKLTIPSPSMVYARGGRAVISTDVYPDIEEFWSDLSGAYADQLRAMYDRGCRYLQLDDTALAYLNDPAHREQLAAKGDDPDTQHLRYIRQINAAIADRPSDMYVTTHMCRGNYRSSWAAEGGYDHVAEALFGTLGVDGFFCEFDDERSGGFAPLRFVPRGKQVVLGLVTTKSGALEDPAALKRRIDEAARYVPLDQLCLSPQCGFSSTVEGNELTVDDQKRKLELIVSVAEDVWGR, encoded by the coding sequence ATGCCGGAGAAGACAGTGGAGTCGCTCGTCCGCACCGTCCCGCCCTTCCGGGCCGACCACGTCGGCTCACTGCTGCGGCCGCCCGCCCTGCTCGCCGCCCGGGAGCGGCACGCCGCGGGTGAGCTCGACGCCGCGGGCCTGCGCGCGGCCGAGGACGCGGCGATCACCGACGTCGTCGCGCTGCAGGAGTCGGTCGGCCTGCGGTCGGCCACCGACGGCGAGTTCCGCCGCACCTCCTGGCACATGGACTTCATCTACGCCCTCGGCGGCGTCACGAAGACCTCCGGCCGGGTCGAGGTCGCGATGCGCAACGCGGCGGGCCAGAACAACTTCACCTCCGCCGGGATGACGGTCGACGGCCGGGTGCACCTCGACGAACCCGTCTTCGCCTCGGCGTTCGACTACCTCACGCAGGTCACCACGGCGACCCCCAAGCTGACGATCCCCTCGCCGAGCATGGTCTACGCCCGCGGCGGCCGGGCGGTCATCTCCACCGACGTCTACCCCGACATCGAGGAGTTCTGGTCCGACCTGTCCGGCGCCTACGCCGACCAGCTCCGGGCGATGTACGACCGCGGGTGCCGCTACCTGCAGCTCGACGACACCGCGCTGGCCTACCTGAACGACCCGGCGCACCGTGAGCAGCTCGCCGCGAAGGGCGACGACCCGGACACCCAGCACCTGCGCTACATCCGCCAGATCAACGCCGCCATCGCCGACCGGCCGTCGGACATGTACGTCACCACCCACATGTGCCGGGGCAACTACCGGTCCTCGTGGGCCGCGGAGGGCGGCTACGACCACGTCGCCGAGGCGCTGTTCGGCACCCTCGGCGTCGACGGCTTCTTCTGCGAGTTCGACGACGAGCGCTCCGGTGGTTTCGCCCCGCTGCGGTTCGTCCCGAGGGGCAAGCAGGTGGTGCTCGGGCTGGTCACGACCAAGTCCGGGGCGTTGGAGGACCCGGCCGCGCTCAAGCGCCGGATCGACGAGGCGGCGCGGTACGTGCCGCTGGACCAGCTGTGCCTGTCGCCGCAGTGCGGGTTCTCCTCCACCGTCGAGGGCAACGAGCTGACCGTCGACGACCAGAAGCGCAAGCTGGAGCTGATCGTCTCGGTGGCCGAGGACGTCTGGGGCCGCTGA
- a CDS encoding TfoX/Sxy family protein, producing MAYDEGLAARLRALLAGRSVTEKRMFGGYAFLLDGHLTVAASGRGGLLVRVAADRSAALLERPRSARMVMGGREMAGWLWVTGEPDVDDLDGPELAGWVAEAVAVVETLPPKRVRSKPVRSERRAAGTPPPGRPRG from the coding sequence GTGGCCTACGACGAGGGTCTCGCCGCCCGCCTCCGCGCCCTGCTCGCGGGGCGGTCGGTGACCGAGAAGAGGATGTTCGGCGGGTACGCCTTCCTGCTCGACGGGCACCTGACCGTGGCCGCGAGCGGGCGGGGCGGCCTGCTCGTACGGGTGGCCGCGGACCGCTCCGCGGCGCTGCTGGAGCGCCCGCGGAGCGCACGCATGGTGATGGGCGGTCGCGAGATGGCCGGCTGGCTGTGGGTGACCGGCGAGCCCGACGTCGACGACCTCGACGGCCCGGAACTCGCCGGCTGGGTCGCCGAGGCGGTCGCGGTCGTGGAGACCTTGCCACCGAAGCGCGTCCGATCGAAGCCCGTCCGATCGGAGCGTCGAGCCGCGGGGACACCCCCACCGGGGCGCCCGCGGGGCTAG
- a CDS encoding class I SAM-dependent methyltransferase: protein MSTAAASPLSDRVLAGTAPGSRLLDVGCGAGRLLADATAAGLAVTGVDTEPRALAAAERAVPGVMLQVADAHELPFAEDAFDLVALVQVLEHLTNPVLALREAGRVCAPGGAVRATVWGTPDECDAAVIGAALAPLTGAAPPPPQNNPGPDRSGVGAPPLTDPARLERLAGLAVREIAVVRVPVVHDDADDLIAGVLASGPGRHAARHAGPAAVRAALLDALAPFTHGAGYRLTDTVRVLDAGPPAG from the coding sequence GTGAGCACCGCTGCCGCGTCCCCGCTGTCCGACCGCGTCCTGGCGGGAACGGCGCCGGGCTCGCGGCTGCTCGACGTCGGCTGCGGGGCCGGACGGCTGCTCGCCGACGCGACGGCGGCCGGGCTGGCCGTCACCGGCGTCGACACCGAACCCCGCGCGCTCGCCGCCGCGGAACGGGCCGTTCCCGGGGTGATGCTGCAGGTCGCCGACGCCCACGAGCTGCCCTTCGCCGAGGACGCGTTCGACCTGGTCGCGCTGGTACAGGTGCTGGAGCACCTCACGAACCCGGTGCTCGCGCTGCGCGAGGCGGGCCGGGTGTGCGCGCCGGGCGGTGCGGTGCGGGCCACGGTCTGGGGCACCCCCGACGAGTGCGACGCCGCGGTCATCGGGGCCGCGCTCGCCCCGCTCACCGGGGCCGCGCCCCCGCCGCCGCAGAACAACCCCGGGCCGGACCGCAGCGGCGTCGGCGCGCCCCCGCTGACCGACCCCGCCCGGCTGGAACGGCTGGCCGGGCTGGCGGTCCGGGAGATCGCCGTCGTGCGGGTCCCGGTGGTGCACGACGACGCCGACGACCTCATCGCCGGCGTGCTCGCGTCCGGTCCGGGGCGCCACGCGGCGCGCCACGCCGGCCCCGCCGCCGTCCGCGCGGCCCTGCTCGACGCCCTGGCCCCGTTCACGCACGGCGCGGGCTACCGCCTCACCGACACCGTGCGCGTCCTGGACGCCGGCCCGCCCGCGGGATGA
- a CDS encoding iron-sulfur cluster assembly protein encodes MTPRPAESPLRQAVWSALGTVLDPELDEPITELDFVESWTVSPAGEVTVGLRLPTFFCAPNFSFLMVADAYDAVTAVPGVTRAEVTLADHHASDEINGGVAAHAGFVKSFEGSINGEAAAELDELRHTFLAKAALAGQDRVARPLVDAGRGPDELAGLTLGELAGTEADTEELTRMRTRRRTIGLPAGDDAPLLIHSDGTAVTVEQVPLHLRRARLQRVGIETNGEYCKGLLKIRYETGRTAATAGR; translated from the coding sequence GTGACCCCGCGGCCTGCTGAGAGCCCGCTCCGGCAGGCCGTGTGGTCGGCGCTGGGGACGGTGCTCGACCCGGAGCTGGACGAGCCGATCACCGAGCTCGACTTCGTCGAGTCGTGGACCGTCTCGCCCGCCGGTGAGGTCACCGTCGGGCTCCGGCTGCCGACGTTCTTCTGCGCTCCGAACTTCTCGTTCCTGATGGTCGCCGACGCCTACGACGCGGTGACCGCGGTACCGGGAGTGACGAGGGCGGAGGTGACGCTGGCCGACCACCACGCCTCCGACGAGATCAACGGTGGGGTCGCGGCGCACGCCGGGTTCGTCAAGTCCTTCGAGGGCTCGATCAACGGGGAGGCCGCGGCCGAGCTGGACGAGCTGCGGCACACGTTCCTGGCCAAGGCCGCGCTGGCCGGTCAGGACCGGGTGGCCCGCCCGCTCGTCGACGCCGGCCGGGGTCCCGACGAGCTGGCCGGGCTGACGCTCGGCGAGCTGGCCGGGACCGAGGCCGACACCGAGGAGCTGACCCGGATGCGGACCCGCCGGCGGACGATCGGCCTGCCCGCCGGCGACGACGCACCGCTGCTGATCCACTCCGACGGCACCGCGGTGACCGTCGAGCAGGTTCCGCTGCACCTGCGGCGCGCGCGGTTGCAGCGGGTCGGGATCGAGACCAACGGGGAGTACTGCAAGGGCCTGCTGAAGATCCGCTACGAGACCGGCCGGACGGCGGCGACCGCCGGCCGCTGA